One Thermofilum sp. genomic window carries:
- the ppcA gene encoding phosphoenolpyruvate carboxylase yields the protein MVEFPRMMCTQHPDSTLRVPAHMEIQEALMAFTAYGCDEVMVDYEGKLTPYSQPREVVAQALERGIALGENRFVTVRLPNPQLESADRLVLALVAALSANALSASRAGTQAVRWLVLPMLSGVDALKEVHQLALKLSGAIGEDGVQAPLLVPLLESVESLSRVGEYLRVLVSIQGGDGGLRVFLGASDSAVSSGHIASSLAVRYALGEVSRESDKLGVEVAPILGMGRPPFRGGVNEPSLASREASQYAGYWTVTVQSAIRYDASSQEYRQFASAVAAQRGAEAESVDARALEVVKQAEEYYRKTLVKVSQAILAVVGNVPQTRDRLVWTEYARRVEVGGAVLKLPRAIPFTAACYSLGLPPTFLDAPFILQASGRGLLGKLLELLPNLPLEWEYDSQFLVSSSVRRFLGGELLEVVRKAMALLGVEECVDSAYAHLVNPGFTELGVLAAARWRGFLG from the coding sequence ATGGTAGAGTTTCCCAGGATGATGTGCACACAGCACCCGGACTCCACGCTTCGCGTCCCAGCTCACATGGAGATCCAAGAGGCTCTGATGGCTTTCACAGCGTACGGCTGCGATGAAGTGATGGTAGACTATGAGGGAAAACTCACTCCCTACAGCCAGCCCCGGGAGGTCGTAGCGCAGGCCCTCGAGCGCGGCATCGCGCTAGGGGAGAACCGCTTCGTCACAGTGAGGCTGCCTAACCCCCAGCTGGAGAGCGCCGATAGGCTGGTGCTGGCTCTGGTAGCCGCGCTGTCCGCGAACGCTCTCTCGGCGAGCAGGGCCGGGACGCAGGCTGTCCGATGGCTAGTTTTACCGATGCTCAGCGGGGTAGACGCGCTGAAGGAAGTGCACCAGCTAGCTTTGAAGCTGAGCGGCGCTATCGGGGAAGACGGGGTGCAAGCTCCTCTGCTGGTCCCTTTGCTTGAAAGCGTGGAAAGCTTGTCTAGAGTTGGGGAGTACCTCCGGGTGCTCGTCAGCATCCAAGGCGGGGACGGCGGCCTAAGGGTCTTCCTGGGGGCGAGCGACTCCGCAGTCTCTAGCGGGCACATAGCTTCCTCTCTCGCGGTCAGGTACGCCCTCGGCGAGGTGAGCAGAGAGAGCGATAAGCTGGGCGTCGAGGTCGCACCTATCCTCGGTATGGGCCGCCCACCCTTCCGGGGTGGAGTTAACGAGCCCAGCCTAGCTTCGCGAGAGGCTAGTCAGTACGCTGGGTACTGGACGGTAACTGTTCAGTCAGCTATCCGCTACGACGCGAGCAGCCAGGAGTACCGTCAGTTCGCAAGCGCGGTAGCTGCTCAGCGCGGAGCCGAAGCTGAGAGCGTTGATGCACGAGCTCTGGAAGTGGTCAAGCAGGCTGAAGAGTACTACAGGAAAACTCTGGTGAAAGTGAGCCAGGCAATCTTAGCCGTGGTGGGGAACGTGCCGCAGACCCGAGACCGCCTGGTCTGGACCGAGTACGCTAGGCGCGTGGAAGTAGGGGGCGCGGTGTTAAAGCTGCCCCGCGCGATCCCCTTCACGGCTGCCTGCTACTCTCTGGGCTTGCCTCCCACCTTCCTCGATGCACCGTTTATCCTCCAGGCTTCCGGGAGAGGGCTTCTCGGCAAGCTTCTCGAGCTTCTGCCCAACCTCCCTCTGGAGTGGGAGTATGATTCCCAGTTTCTTGTCTCGAGCTCTGTGAGGAGGTTTCTCGGCGGGGAGCTCCTCGAGGTTGTCAGGAAAGCTATGGCGCTGCTGGGCGTTGAGGAGTGTGTAGACTCGGCTTACGCTCACCTGGTAAACCCGGGCTTCACCGAGCTGGGGGTCTTGGCGGCGGCGAGGTGGAGGGGGTTCCTCGGCTGA
- a CDS encoding MATE family efflux transporter, giving the protein MSKALRGELELERYRDRVVNGPVLRTLLWLGVPPMITQLVHVLYSVADSLWLSIYREAAIAVPRQTFPVLMLFGAAINALSAAGTALISQSVGSRDYEEFKREASHFFSASVLVGAALSFSFFALRPLIFTQVVATPPEILEEVLLYSAIMALDSLLMSLVMPLTTVLNSLGETRLPSIINVLAVLINIALDPFLILGLGPFPRLGVAGAAATDVLGKVFTLGGYFALLKRRFSWIKITFTPRLPAYWVRLAFRIASPVFLMMSTNSLAFIFQQRMVNAFGVAVATAYAIGFVILDIADGALWGLLGSISTMVGQALGAGRRDRAREAAVKASLFIATAVAAGALFVYVLRRQLVAVFVSDPAVEAESVNFLETIVVGLPFFAMFMAGNSVGRGSGHTTVPTIIGVFRLWVLRVAGGYVLAFLLGLGSMGLWLAIMASNIAGGLLMFYWVAKGDWAVPVLRGPATGGASGR; this is encoded by the coding sequence ATGAGTAAAGCTTTGAGGGGCGAGCTAGAGCTGGAGAGGTACAGGGATAGGGTGGTCAACGGGCCTGTGCTCCGCACGCTGCTCTGGCTGGGCGTGCCCCCGATGATCACCCAGCTAGTTCACGTGCTCTACAGCGTCGCAGACTCGCTGTGGCTCAGCATCTACAGAGAAGCCGCCATAGCCGTTCCCCGCCAAACCTTCCCAGTGCTGATGCTGTTCGGCGCTGCGATCAACGCTTTAAGCGCGGCCGGCACAGCGCTGATTTCACAGTCTGTTGGCTCTAGGGACTACGAGGAGTTCAAGCGGGAGGCATCGCACTTCTTCTCGGCGAGTGTGCTGGTGGGCGCTGCCCTCAGCTTCTCCTTCTTCGCTCTCCGCCCCCTCATCTTCACGCAGGTGGTGGCGACCCCTCCCGAGATACTTGAGGAAGTGCTCCTCTACTCGGCGATCATGGCTCTTGACTCTCTGCTAATGTCCCTGGTCATGCCCCTCACGACAGTGCTCAACAGCCTCGGCGAGACCAGGCTTCCCTCAATCATCAACGTGTTGGCTGTTCTCATCAACATCGCGCTCGACCCGTTCCTGATCCTTGGTCTGGGGCCCTTCCCGCGCCTGGGCGTTGCCGGAGCTGCGGCTACCGACGTGCTGGGGAAGGTGTTCACGCTGGGAGGCTACTTCGCGCTGCTAAAGAGGAGGTTTAGCTGGATCAAGATCACGTTTACTCCCCGCTTACCGGCTTACTGGGTCAGGCTGGCGTTCAGGATCGCCTCCCCCGTTTTCTTGATGATGTCTACTAACAGCCTTGCCTTCATATTCCAGCAGAGGATGGTGAACGCCTTCGGAGTAGCTGTTGCGACAGCCTACGCTATAGGCTTCGTCATCCTCGATATCGCGGACGGAGCCCTCTGGGGGCTGCTGGGCTCGATCTCGACAATGGTGGGGCAGGCGCTCGGCGCTGGCCGCAGAGACAGAGCCCGCGAAGCTGCAGTGAAGGCTTCGCTTTTCATCGCTACCGCGGTGGCGGCTGGAGCGCTGTTCGTGTACGTACTGAGAAGGCAGCTCGTGGCGGTGTTTGTCTCCGATCCCGCGGTTGAGGCAGAGAGTGTGAATTTCCTGGAGACGATCGTGGTGGGTCTACCATTCTTTGCCATGTTCATGGCTGGCAACTCCGTGGGAAGGGGGAGCGGTCACACGACGGTACCCACGATCATCGGTGTGTTCAGACTCTGGGTGCTGCGGGTAGCGGGTGGCTACGTCTTAGCGTTCCTGCTGGGCCTGGGGTCTATGGGCCTCTGGCTGGCGATCATGGCCAGTAACATCGCTGGGGGCCTCTTGATGTTCTACTGGGTCGCGAAAGGAGACTGGGCTGTGCCCGTCCTCAGAGGTCCTGCTACCGGTGGAGCTTCGGGAAGGTGA
- a CDS encoding ASKHA domain-containing protein, translated as MEDSTVVVEPYGLKLPVKGCRTLYEIFQAAGIPLRSDCGGRGFCGKCRVVLRVEGETSQPTQPEMKHLTAEELARSYRLACQVRVCGSAVAYLPPESRAGLFKVASRGFSRRVPPKPLARKVRVELHPPGLRDVLADWERLRSSLAKRTGLELDLDPGVLAKLPAVLRDSGWIVDAAIWRGRLVVGVEKPLDGEYGLAVDIGTTKLVVHLVDLSSGEPVAEAKAENPQVLVGEDIVTRLSYALRGPEGLRRLQELVVSALNNLASAVLAESGIPDESVLGAVIVGNTVMHHLVLGLDVRGLAFSPYVPVVRGTVEVPAEQLGLKHGRRALFPPVIAGYVGSDAVADIIATGIHLEHEPSLLVDIGTNTEVVLSTGEELLACSAPSGPAFEGAHMKHGMKASVGAIERISLRDGDVKYTVIGDVKPIGLCGSAYIDFAAEALRAGILDERGFFKRDSPNERLRRGRQGYEYVVVPAGEAGRDSEITISEGDLSELRLAKAAVYSAVKVLLEETRLSPSDIEKVYLCGSFGYGINVENAVAVGLLPPLEPSRVFQAGNTAIEGARLILISEDVLAEAEKVAEKTRYVELAAAPSFPRFFKEGLTFPKLHR; from the coding sequence ATGGAGGACTCCACGGTAGTGGTCGAGCCTTACGGCTTAAAGCTGCCCGTGAAAGGCTGTAGAACCCTCTACGAGATTTTCCAGGCTGCGGGCATCCCCCTGAGGAGCGACTGCGGCGGGAGGGGTTTCTGCGGTAAGTGCAGAGTGGTTCTCCGCGTCGAGGGCGAAACCAGCCAGCCGACCCAGCCAGAGATGAAGCACTTAACCGCTGAGGAGCTGGCAAGGAGCTACAGGCTCGCTTGCCAGGTTAGGGTCTGCGGCAGCGCTGTAGCCTACCTGCCTCCCGAAAGCCGGGCAGGCCTCTTCAAAGTTGCGAGCAGAGGGTTCTCGAGGAGGGTCCCCCCGAAGCCCCTCGCGAGGAAAGTGCGCGTAGAGCTCCACCCGCCGGGGCTGAGAGACGTGCTAGCAGACTGGGAGAGGCTGCGCTCCAGCCTCGCGAAGAGGACGGGGCTCGAGCTGGACCTAGACCCGGGGGTGCTGGCGAAGCTACCGGCAGTCTTGAGGGATAGCGGCTGGATAGTCGATGCGGCCATCTGGCGGGGTAGGCTCGTGGTAGGCGTGGAGAAGCCCCTCGACGGCGAGTACGGCTTGGCGGTTGACATAGGCACGACTAAGCTCGTAGTCCACCTCGTAGACCTGTCGAGCGGTGAGCCCGTCGCCGAGGCGAAAGCCGAGAACCCCCAGGTCCTCGTGGGGGAGGATATCGTAACGCGCTTAAGCTACGCTCTACGCGGGCCGGAAGGCCTGAGGAGGCTGCAGGAGCTGGTGGTCAGCGCGCTTAACAACCTAGCCTCAGCGGTCCTCGCCGAGAGCGGCATACCGGACGAGAGCGTGCTCGGTGCCGTGATCGTCGGGAACACTGTGATGCACCACCTGGTGCTTGGACTAGACGTGAGGGGGCTCGCTTTCTCACCTTACGTTCCCGTCGTAAGAGGCACCGTGGAGGTTCCCGCCGAACAGCTCGGCCTCAAGCACGGCAGGCGCGCGCTCTTTCCGCCGGTCATCGCGGGTTACGTGGGCAGCGATGCAGTCGCAGACATCATCGCTACGGGCATCCACTTGGAGCACGAGCCCAGCCTTCTTGTCGATATAGGCACTAACACGGAAGTCGTGCTCAGCACTGGGGAAGAGCTCCTCGCGTGCTCAGCCCCCTCGGGCCCGGCGTTCGAGGGAGCTCACATGAAGCACGGTATGAAGGCCTCAGTGGGCGCTATCGAAAGGATATCGCTGCGAGATGGTGACGTGAAGTATACTGTGATTGGCGACGTGAAGCCGATAGGGCTATGCGGCTCAGCTTACATAGACTTCGCGGCTGAGGCTTTACGCGCCGGCATCCTCGACGAGCGAGGCTTCTTCAAGCGCGACTCGCCGAACGAAAGGCTGCGGAGAGGCCGGCAGGGTTACGAGTACGTGGTGGTGCCCGCAGGGGAGGCGGGAAGGGATTCTGAGATCACGATTTCGGAGGGCGACCTCAGCGAGCTTAGGCTCGCGAAAGCCGCGGTTTACTCTGCTGTGAAAGTTCTCCTGGAGGAGACACGGCTCTCTCCCAGCGACATCGAGAAAGTGTACCTGTGCGGCTCCTTCGGCTACGGGATAAACGTAGAGAACGCTGTGGCAGTAGGCCTCCTACCACCCCTAGAGCCTTCACGGGTCTTTCAAGCTGGGAACACCGCGATCGAGGGGGCGCGGCTGATACTAATCTCCGAAGACGTTCTAGCGGAAGCCGAGAAGGTAGCCGAGAAAACGCGGTACGTGGAGCTCGCCGCGGCTCCGAGCTTCCCGCGCTTCTTCAAGGAGGGGCTCACCTTCCCGAAGCTCCACCGGTAG
- a CDS encoding aldo/keto reductase, with protein MEYTILGKTGERVSRIGLGAWQFSEAWGALDFEAAKAVVRRAVELGVNFFDTAMVYGNGKSEKLLGRSLKELSVSRDSVIVSTKIPGEFLNPLDIPRAVRKSIENLELGYIDVLLAHWPPAWHNVPTRVYARSLEQLVNMGLVRYLGLSNFPVELVESFRSSLSRCDVEVFQHRYNLLERWAEAEVIPYAEKHRITLQAWSPIAKGALTGKYSPDNLPQFRDVRAREPVFHPENFRKAWPLLQLLSSIAEKYGKKPVQVALNWLILSSPAVVPIPGAKAPEQVDDVAGAVGWRLKTEDWSLLDEASRSVSVSYSVYYTAQE; from the coding sequence GTGGAGTACACGATCCTCGGTAAAACCGGAGAGCGTGTATCGCGCATAGGCTTAGGGGCCTGGCAGTTCAGCGAGGCTTGGGGTGCTCTCGACTTCGAAGCGGCTAAAGCTGTTGTGCGGCGGGCAGTCGAGCTGGGGGTAAACTTCTTCGACACGGCCATGGTTTACGGCAACGGGAAGAGCGAGAAGCTGCTCGGCAGATCGCTTAAAGAGCTTTCTGTAAGCCGCGATAGTGTCATCGTGTCCACGAAGATACCGGGCGAGTTCCTCAACCCGCTCGACATCCCGCGGGCAGTCAGGAAGAGCATAGAGAACTTAGAGCTCGGGTACATCGACGTACTCCTTGCCCACTGGCCGCCCGCCTGGCACAACGTCCCCACGCGGGTCTATGCCCGCTCTCTCGAGCAGCTCGTAAACATGGGTCTTGTGCGGTACCTGGGGCTCAGCAACTTCCCGGTAGAGCTGGTGGAGAGCTTCAGGAGCAGCCTCTCCAGGTGCGATGTAGAGGTCTTCCAGCACCGCTACAACCTGCTGGAGAGGTGGGCTGAGGCGGAGGTTATACCCTACGCGGAGAAGCACAGGATAACGCTGCAGGCTTGGAGCCCTATCGCGAAGGGCGCGCTGACCGGGAAGTACTCTCCCGACAATCTCCCCCAGTTCAGAGACGTGAGAGCGCGCGAGCCAGTATTCCACCCGGAGAACTTCAGGAAAGCTTGGCCGCTGCTGCAGCTGCTCAGCAGCATCGCGGAGAAGTACGGGAAGAAGCCGGTGCAGGTGGCTCTCAACTGGCTCATTCTCTCAAGCCCTGCCGTCGTGCCTATCCCGGGCGCTAAGGCGCCGGAGCAGGTCGACGATGTAGCTGGCGCAGTGGGCTGGAGGCTGAAGACCGAGGACTGGAGCCTTCTAGACGAGGCGAGCCGCTCGGTCTCGGTCTCCTACTCGGTCTACTACACCGCCCAGGAGTAG
- a CDS encoding SagB/ThcOx family dehydrogenase, whose protein sequence is MVEGMREEVVLLPHLQRLSMLSLEEALLLRRSTRSFTGEPVKLRQLAMILWAANGITDRLERRTVPSAGATYPLNLYAVVGEGGVVKENGDRLPAGVYLYDAPKHFLLLKIPGDLRSELQKAALKQIWVGQAPVSLVITAVYSKVVEIYGERGRTRYVPMEVGHAGQNIYLMATALGLGTVAIGAFDDEDVSRVLSLRPEETPLYIMPVGVPRRSESVSFAELNSFFESKRIRA, encoded by the coding sequence ATGGTGGAGGGGATGCGGGAAGAGGTGGTTCTTCTACCTCACCTTCAGAGGCTCTCAATGCTCTCTCTGGAGGAAGCCCTCCTACTGCGCCGCAGCACGCGTTCTTTCACTGGAGAACCGGTGAAGCTCAGACAGCTTGCGATGATCTTGTGGGCAGCGAACGGGATAACCGACCGGTTGGAGCGCAGGACGGTGCCTAGCGCGGGAGCCACCTACCCGCTGAACTTGTATGCTGTTGTCGGGGAGGGAGGTGTAGTCAAAGAGAATGGGGACAGGCTGCCGGCTGGCGTTTACCTGTACGATGCACCCAAGCACTTTCTACTGTTGAAGATTCCCGGCGATCTACGGAGCGAGCTGCAGAAAGCGGCTTTGAAGCAGATCTGGGTCGGCCAAGCTCCCGTTAGCCTGGTTATCACCGCTGTCTACTCGAAAGTTGTGGAAATCTACGGCGAGCGCGGCCGCACGAGGTACGTGCCGATGGAGGTGGGTCACGCGGGCCAGAACATCTACTTGATGGCGACCGCGCTCGGCCTAGGCACTGTGGCCATAGGTGCTTTCGACGACGAGGATGTTTCCAGGGTTCTTTCTCTTCGGCCGGAGGAGACTCCGCTATACATCATGCCGGTAGGAGTACCACGGAGAAGTGAGAGCGTAAGCTTCGCGGAGCTCAACAGTTTCTTCGAATCGAAACGAATTAGAGCATGA
- a CDS encoding ABC transporter ATP-binding protein has protein sequence MREQEVVQAPAAVVAESLVKSFKGVQALSGVSMRVDEGEVRGVLGPNGAGKTTMMRILTTQLRPTSGEAWVLGYHVVREASRVRRHIGYVPQEFSVWSDLTGYENLRIYAKLYGIPGDRRERVVWNMLDFMDLREAAGRLVKTYSGGMIRRLELAAALMVSPSVLFLDEPTIGLDPRARELVWSKILEYVKEYNATVVFNTHYMDEAERYAHKVTVINRGEVVAEGTPEELVKLVGESSVVRIYIGSGVEKAVQLLSQVPGAILVSSKNPLVVRLDDAEHGVVQVMKALVEGGVSVEQVSLRNPTLEDVFIKLTGKTFEEAEAESFRAVLATRRAIRRGG, from the coding sequence TTGAGAGAGCAGGAGGTGGTTCAGGCGCCGGCAGCTGTAGTCGCGGAAAGCCTGGTGAAGAGCTTCAAAGGCGTTCAGGCGCTCTCAGGAGTTTCGATGAGAGTTGATGAAGGTGAAGTTCGGGGTGTGCTAGGCCCTAATGGTGCCGGCAAGACAACGATGATGAGGATCTTAACAACTCAGCTGAGGCCCACGTCGGGCGAAGCATGGGTTCTAGGATACCACGTGGTTCGCGAGGCTAGCAGAGTCAGGAGGCACATCGGCTACGTCCCGCAGGAGTTCTCCGTGTGGAGCGACCTCACAGGGTACGAGAACTTGCGTATTTACGCGAAGCTGTACGGCATCCCCGGGGACCGGCGCGAGAGAGTTGTCTGGAACATGCTCGACTTCATGGACCTGCGCGAGGCGGCGGGCAGGCTCGTGAAAACCTACTCGGGAGGGATGATCAGGAGGCTCGAGCTCGCGGCTGCGCTCATGGTTAGCCCGAGCGTGCTCTTCCTCGACGAGCCGACGATCGGTTTAGACCCGAGGGCTAGAGAGCTGGTTTGGTCGAAAATCCTGGAGTACGTGAAGGAGTACAATGCTACTGTGGTTTTCAACACGCACTACATGGATGAAGCAGAGAGGTACGCTCACAAAGTAACTGTGATAAACCGAGGTGAGGTGGTGGCTGAGGGGACCCCGGAGGAGCTGGTGAAGCTGGTCGGCGAGAGCTCTGTGGTTCGGATCTACATCGGCAGCGGGGTTGAGAAGGCTGTGCAGCTGCTCTCCCAGGTGCCGGGCGCTATCCTAGTATCTTCGAAGAACCCTCTGGTTGTGCGGCTTGACGACGCCGAACACGGCGTGGTTCAGGTGATGAAGGCTCTCGTCGAGGGGGGAGTGAGCGTCGAGCAGGTTAGCTTGAGGAACCCTACCTTGGAGGACGTCTTCATCAAGCTGACGGGTAAAACGTTCGAGGAGGCTGAAGCGGAGAGCTTCCGAGCTGTGTTGGCGACGAGGAGGGCTATTAGGAGGGGTGGTTAG
- a CDS encoding ABC transporter permease, whose amino-acid sequence MKVLVFVELELRRLRHDPTEVFTRAVQPILWIGVFGTAMSRIRAIPTGSVDYLTYITPGVLMQSTSFIAMAYGIMLVWERESGILKKVLTLPLSHFTITLGRSLAGAARALTQLFVVLVVALPLGAKIILAPEALLLAMVAVFVGAAGLTALSILLAAFMKTRERFMGIIQAVTMPLFFASNAIYPVEIMPLPIKLISLGNPLTYVIQALRDALVYGAYLDSLYNICIVAVFSASIITLASTALRRIIE is encoded by the coding sequence ATGAAAGTTCTCGTCTTCGTAGAGTTAGAGCTGCGGAGGCTCCGCCACGACCCTACTGAGGTGTTTACTCGAGCTGTCCAGCCGATACTCTGGATCGGTGTCTTCGGCACAGCAATGAGCAGGATAAGAGCGATACCCACAGGGTCGGTGGACTATCTCACCTACATAACGCCCGGCGTTCTCATGCAGTCCACGTCGTTCATCGCGATGGCTTACGGCATCATGCTTGTATGGGAGCGCGAGTCAGGGATCTTGAAGAAAGTTCTCACGCTCCCCCTCAGCCACTTCACGATAACTCTCGGAAGATCTCTCGCGGGGGCAGCGCGCGCCCTAACGCAGCTTTTCGTGGTCCTCGTGGTTGCGCTCCCCCTGGGCGCGAAAATCATCCTGGCGCCCGAAGCCCTTCTTCTAGCGATGGTGGCTGTCTTCGTCGGCGCAGCGGGGCTGACCGCTCTCTCCATCCTCTTAGCTGCATTCATGAAGACCAGGGAGAGGTTCATGGGGATCATTCAAGCCGTAACGATGCCCCTATTCTTCGCGAGCAACGCAATCTACCCTGTCGAGATCATGCCGCTTCCCATAAAGCTGATCAGCCTAGGCAACCCTTTAACCTACGTGATCCAAGCGCTGCGAGACGCGCTGGTCTACGGAGCCTACCTCGATAGCCTCTACAACATCTGCATCGTGGCAGTGTTCTCGGCGAGCATAATCACGCTCGCCAGCACAGCGCTTAGAAGAATCATCGAGTAG
- a CDS encoding magnesium-dependent phosphatase-1: MAVKLLILDLDQTLWNHPDISQATPPFRPLGQGAAVDASGTLVKLRECAEELLLHAKRSGIKLAVASWNWREPAAAALDVLGLTAYFDAVVIEPHPRKEEMIKKILKTLGVKPEEALFVDDNEVIVRRVRRYLPELRTLRYGFEVSSLCELLEKLKAGEL, translated from the coding sequence GTGGCTGTCAAGCTGCTCATACTCGACTTGGACCAGACCCTATGGAACCACCCCGATATCTCCCAGGCCACTCCGCCGTTTCGACCTCTAGGCCAGGGTGCTGCTGTGGATGCTTCAGGCACTCTAGTGAAGCTCAGGGAGTGCGCTGAGGAGCTGCTGCTCCACGCTAAGAGGAGCGGCATCAAGCTGGCTGTCGCGAGCTGGAACTGGAGAGAGCCCGCGGCCGCGGCGCTGGATGTGCTGGGGCTCACAGCCTACTTTGACGCTGTGGTTATCGAGCCTCACCCCCGCAAGGAGGAGATGATAAAGAAGATTCTCAAAACACTGGGTGTGAAGCCCGAGGAAGCGCTCTTCGTAGACGACAACGAGGTTATCGTGCGTAGAGTTCGGAGGTATCTGCCAGAGCTGAGAACCCTGCGCTACGGCTTTGAAGTAAGTAGCCTCTGCGAGCTTCTCGAGAAGCTTAAGGCGGGGGAGCTCTGA
- a CDS encoding TMEM165/GDT1 family protein, with product MSEEPLRSALSVAVSVFLAEIGDKTMIATAAFSVASGPLATLLLSTAAYLLANAVPVALACGAAAALSGYSSFIKAFSGAGFIALGVFTLLASERDAKTVRGGGNLLAYFLVLTAAEIGDKTQIASILAAALTGDVVQALAAGASGYLAANCIGVAAAHAFKEKLSPAAVRKAAGTAFIVLGLYLLATVIFWS from the coding sequence GTGTCGGAGGAGCCTTTGAGGAGCGCGCTCAGCGTCGCCGTATCCGTGTTCCTCGCCGAGATCGGCGATAAGACGATGATCGCCACCGCTGCTTTCTCCGTAGCGTCAGGCCCGCTGGCTACGCTGCTTCTCTCCACTGCTGCCTACCTTCTCGCTAACGCGGTGCCGGTCGCTCTCGCGTGCGGGGCTGCAGCCGCGCTCAGCGGCTACAGCAGCTTTATCAAAGCCTTCTCCGGCGCGGGCTTCATCGCTCTCGGAGTTTTCACGCTGCTTGCGAGCGAGCGTGATGCCAAAACAGTCAGGGGCGGTGGTAACCTTCTCGCCTACTTTCTAGTTCTCACCGCAGCCGAGATCGGCGATAAGACGCAGATTGCGAGCATTCTCGCCGCCGCTCTCACCGGTGATGTGGTTCAAGCGCTAGCTGCAGGCGCGTCCGGTTACCTCGCAGCCAACTGTATTGGCGTGGCGGCAGCGCATGCTTTTAAAGAGAAGCTCAGCCCCGCTGCCGTGAGGAAGGCTGCCGGCACCGCGTTCATCGTTCTTGGCCTCTACCTGCTGGCTACCGTGATTTTCTGGAGCTGA
- a CDS encoding APC family permease, whose translation MGEEGGEDEKSGLRREVGLFGAFSIGYADVGADIYITLGLVVLYAAGAAPLALALAAVVYVLTGLTYAKLSRVYPVAGGAQYYAYARFGPLHGFLAGWGLMLDYIVDVALFALASVGYLGFLVKLVTGSSFLLENPNYAFAACVLTVFLIGINLLGIKVSSRFNEYIVAADFLTIFLVIGVGGLLLAASGSLRLRLPAIGSEVSMSNFLHATTIAMASYVGVEAASQAAEEVRNPEKNVPKAILLAVAATVLVALTASILFSSLGNLSEEDVQHPFSTLAKSIPVFGPYLAVLTGLMGFLLNAASANSGVIGVSRVIFSMSRTNLLPKALQRVNSRGVPDVALAVSGAVAASLLLTHALLPSAHLLEVIASLYNFGALIAYMYAHLALTSLNWKTNPHFRIKPVLQPIAGLVACAAMWSLLFILHGEGRLLATLWIIAGIAMFLFSSRKSR comes from the coding sequence ATGGGGGAGGAAGGGGGTGAAGATGAGAAGAGTGGCCTACGCAGAGAAGTAGGGCTTTTCGGAGCGTTTAGCATCGGCTATGCAGACGTGGGGGCTGACATCTACATCACGCTGGGCCTTGTAGTCCTCTACGCTGCAGGCGCCGCACCCCTCGCTCTAGCGCTGGCGGCTGTGGTATACGTGCTCACCGGGTTGACTTACGCTAAGCTAAGCCGAGTGTACCCGGTGGCGGGAGGTGCCCAGTACTACGCGTATGCGAGGTTCGGGCCCCTGCACGGTTTCCTTGCGGGCTGGGGGCTCATGCTGGACTACATTGTTGACGTCGCGCTCTTCGCTTTGGCCTCTGTAGGCTACCTCGGCTTCCTCGTCAAGCTGGTGACCGGGAGCAGCTTCCTCCTGGAGAACCCGAACTACGCTTTCGCGGCTTGCGTCCTCACGGTTTTTCTCATCGGCATCAACCTCCTCGGAATTAAGGTGTCGAGCAGGTTCAACGAGTACATAGTGGCGGCAGACTTCCTGACGATATTCCTGGTCATCGGTGTGGGCGGCTTACTCCTCGCCGCAAGCGGGTCTCTAAGGCTGCGGCTGCCGGCCATCGGCAGCGAAGTCTCCATGAGCAACTTCCTTCACGCGACGACTATAGCGATGGCGTCCTACGTTGGGGTCGAAGCTGCCTCGCAAGCCGCAGAGGAGGTGAGAAACCCGGAGAAGAACGTCCCAAAGGCTATCCTCCTCGCCGTGGCCGCCACCGTGCTCGTGGCTCTCACAGCGTCTATCCTCTTCTCCTCGCTCGGGAACTTGAGCGAGGAGGATGTCCAGCACCCCTTCTCAACCCTGGCGAAGTCTATACCTGTCTTCGGGCCCTACCTGGCTGTTCTGACAGGGCTGATGGGTTTTCTCCTCAACGCAGCGTCGGCGAACTCGGGCGTCATCGGAGTTTCGAGAGTGATATTCTCTATGAGCAGGACGAACCTCCTGCCGAAAGCTCTGCAGCGAGTGAACTCTAGAGGCGTGCCGGACGTGGCGCTAGCGGTTTCCGGCGCTGTCGCGGCAAGCCTCCTCCTGACCCACGCTCTTCTCCCGAGCGCGCACCTCCTCGAAGTAATCGCTTCGCTCTACAACTTTGGCGCGCTAATCGCGTACATGTACGCGCACCTAGCCCTCACGTCGCTGAACTGGAAAACCAACCCCCACTTCAGAATCAAGCCTGTGCTGCAGCCCATAGCAGGGCTAGTGGCGTGCGCCGCGATGTGGTCCCTCCTCTTCATCCTGCACGGGGAGGGCAGGCTGCTCGCCACTCTGTGGATCATCGCGGGCATCGCAATGTTCCTATTCAGCTCCAGAAAATCACGGTAG